The following are from one region of the Dreissena polymorpha isolate Duluth1 chromosome 2, UMN_Dpol_1.0, whole genome shotgun sequence genome:
- the LOC127867215 gene encoding uncharacterized protein LOC127867215 yields MASFEHCVKVSLTKLKANIELKQQQLDVLQAVFDGKDTIAVLPTGFGKSLLFQMLPYLMAEKFGKSKPMIVIVIAPINAIMEEQVRELRAKGIMACSLSYSGSGATTFDAEEDMEDTDCDDKVILPKEVTMKELMDGKYHIIYTHPECLFQSKAIAKMIRSKNYQEHLCGIVIDEVHMILEWGPEFRPKFERLGELTCLHPQIAHVALTATAKPESINTLAQSLMYKNVTVVAVNPDRPNIFIDVRNRPPNIRKVE; encoded by the exons atggcgTCGTTTGAACATTGCGTGAAAGTGTCATTGACGAAATTGAAAGCTAACATTGAGCTTAAGCAGCAACAGCTAGATGTTCTTCAAGCTGTGTTCGATGGAAAAGACACAATAGCAGTCCTACCAACTGGTTTTGGTAAAAGTTTGCTGTTCCAGATGCTCCCATATTTGATGGCA GAGAAGTTCGGAAAGTCAAAGCCTATGATAGTTATTGTCATTGCACCAATCAATGCAATAATGGAAGAACAG GTGCGGGAGTTGCGTGCCAAAGGGATCATGGCATGTTCCTTATCATACAGTGGTTCTGGAGCGACAACTTTTGATGCTGAAGAAGACATGGAAGACACGGATTGCGATG ACAAGGTGATTCTTCCTAAAGAAGTCACAATGAAGGAACTGATGGATGGAAAATACCACATCATCTATACACACCCAGAGTGTTTGTTCCAAAGCAAAGCCATTGCCAAGATGATCAGATCAAAGAATTACCAAGAGCACCTTTGCGGCATTGTTATTGATGAGGTCCACATGATATTGGAATG GGGACCAGAATTTAGACCTAAATTTGAAAGGTTGGGAGAATTGACCTGCCTACACCCACAGATTGCCCATGTGGCCCTAACAGCAACAGCTAAACCAGAAAGTATTAATACCCTAGCACAGTCGCTAATGTATAAAAATGTTACTGTTGTTGCTGTTAATCCAGACCGGCCAAACATCTTCATTGATGTAAGGAATAGACCTCCAAATATTAGGAAAGTGGAGTAA